The sequence tatgttcattttttttacgattgttgtgatttatttttacatttaattgtagttaatttctatatttagtaaaaaaaaatttatagaatagatttagattcaaaaaattaacttagccaaattatttaattaacataaactaatatatttggaatatcaaatatgttcattttttttgtgattattgtgatttattttcacattcaattatagttaatttatatatttagtaaatttttcataaaattagatttagattcaaaaaattaacttagctacattatttaattaacatgaactagtatgtTTGGAATgtcaaatatgttcattttttatgattattgtgatttattttcacattcaattacagttaatttttatgtttagtaaattttttatagaattacatttagattcaaaaaattaacttagttaaattatttaattaacatgaactagtatatttggaatattaaatatgttcattttttatgattattgtgatttattttcacattcaattatagttaatttctatatttagtaattttttcatagaatttgatttaaattcaaaaaattaacttagctaaattatttaattaacatgaactagtatatttggaatattaaatatgttcaatttttatgattattgtgatttattttcacattaaattatagttaatttctatatttagtaaattatccatagaattatatttagattcaaaaaattaacttagctaaattatttaattaacatggactagtatatttggaatatcaaatattttcatttttttttacgattattgtgatttatttttacatttaattatagttaatttctatatttcgtaaaaaaaaaatttatagaatcagatttagattcaaaaaattaacttaaccaaattatttaattaacatgaactagtatatttggaatatcaaatatgttcattttttttttgtgattattgtgatttattttcacattcaattatagttaatttatatatttagtaaatttttcataaaattagatttagattcaaaaaattaacttagctaaattatttaattaacatgaactagtatatttggaatgtcaaatatgttcattttttatgattattgtgatttattttcacattcaattatagttaatttttatatttagtacatttttttatagaattacatttagattcaaaaaattaacttatttaaattatttaattaacatgaactagtatatttggaatattaaatatgttcattttttattattattgtgatttattttcacattcaattatagttaatttctatatttagtaatttttttttatagagtttgatttaaattcaaaaaattaacttagctaaattatttaattaacagGTAGCAGGTTCTTCCAGCCACTTCAATCATCACATTCCTTCAGCATCCCCTAGTAGGGATATAGATTCAAGCTCGGAATCTCTACCTTTTGTGGAAGATTCCTTCCCCACAAATCCATCTTTTAACAATACTAACACTTTATctgattatatcaattgcatttTTGAATGGCAGGGAAGGTATGAGACTCTTGAAAGGAAACTTGAATTAGTTGACTTTCATAAGCTCATGTCAAAAGCTCAAGCCTCATTTTCCCCACTGGAAAATGGTGAGAATAAGCATTCTACCCCACTGGTGAATGATAAATTGAGTGAGGAAGAGTTGGGTTACCGTATGCTAAGGATGTATCATCATAAGACAGAGAATCTATACTCTCTTCAGCCAGAACTACGTCTcctaattttggaaaaggctaAGTCCTCAGCAGAAGAAAAACAGATCTTCATCTCTTCATACCTCCAGGATCTTCATCTCTATCTTTCTACCAATATTGGTCTTAAGGTCCCAGGTTTAAACTTGGTTACTGATAAGGAAGTTGATGATTCAAAAATTTGCAAAATGATTGAAGAACCTTTCCAGTACCAAAAAGGCATCAAGAAGTTGATTTGCAACTGCAACAGAAATTTCACAATCAGTCGTGTTTGCTTGGACTTGCAATACTATTCACCAATCAGCATCAAATTTAAGGGTGAAGATTTATTGTTAACTCCAGAAAAGCTTCTGGACCATGGTCTAGTCCATCAAATCATCTGTTCTGATCCCAACCAAGTTTCCCAGTTTGGAAGAAAAATTGCTCTTGGCCTAACccaaggatttaaaatgaataagaaattcGCGGACGCCATCATCATCAACAAAGCTCCTGAGTGGGTTTCTAGTGGCAAGCTTATTCCAGCTCAGCACATTGTTTCTCTTCACTATCAGAATAGGAGACTTACTCAGCTGTCTTACCCTCTGCTATTTTCTGATATTTGTGCTGAACCCATTATTAGGCAAATCAAACACTGGAGAGCCAGAATTATTTGCAGGGATTTTGAGGCTTTTCCAAGAAATATGGGACATCTGAACCATCAAAAccaaggttttttaattattgggattatcagagagcatggtttaatgcttttctgatccaaaatagggacttccatcattcatggatgttctattttccatctaagaatcagctttcctctttcccattttggttctacagttggtggacttattatggtccgactattaagattcttcctaagcccatcctggatggctttgagctattcagaAGTTCTTTTGATATCCCCAGAGAACTTTCAGCTTTTCCCCCTTTACTATTCTTTTTCAGCAATTTTGGCCTTGCTTGGATAGTCCAGTGGGACTATATTATCATTACAAACGAATCAGCAGCCTTTCCATCTCTGGGAaggacttttaaaactaaatggtgggatgccttgaaaaatgatgcatctatTGATGCAGTCAAGCAGTATTTCCTCAAGAACCCCACACAGGTCTCAGCCAGTGATGATATGTCTCAGTTTCTCCTCAAAAAGCAACAGTTACAAGCCATGCTCGCAACAGCTAAGACCCCTCAAGATttccagaaaatccttgaagaaggaagctcaAGCTTCTCCCAAGAAAATTCTTATGCAGAGTCTGATGATTCAACAAGCTACCTTCCAGACAATGGTGATGACTGTGAAGGAATTCTTCCTCCAATAAGAAGATCTAAGTAATCATCAGCCTTATGTCTTCCATCAAGAATATTTCAAGCTTTGCAGTTTCTGCACCAAAAGCAGCAAGCATGTATTCATTCAGTTTAAAGAAGCATGTTAGAAGCCATTTCAGCCGAAAGCAAGATTCCGggtcaaaagtcaaaagtgCTACTGTTCACTCTTACTGTTCACTTTTACTATTCAAACACTATTCAAGCACGGGTCTACTATTCATTGTTACTATTCAAGATTcctttttgcctatttaaggagGCTCGGGCCTCATTTGTAAGCACGCTTAATTTTCTCTCCCAAGCttatgctctcccttctctcttctttctctctcatcatgtaatcATTTCAAgccttcaagctttcctaccctcgtccattgtaagatatttctccttatgtataatataagttTGTTTTGATTACCGACCGAGCCTCTTTAAATAGGCAAAAAGGAATCTTGAATAGTAACAATGAACAGTAGACCCGTGCTTGAATAGTGCTTGAATAGTAAAAGTGAATAGTAACAGGGAACTGTAGcacttttgacttttgaccCGGAATCTTGCTTTCGGCTGAAAAGACGGCTGACAGGCTTCTTTAGACTGTGTAGACACATGCTTGCTGCTTTTGGTGTAGAAACTGCAAAGCTTGAAATATTCTTGTTGACCGGCCATCATGAGAAATCCTTACGATGATCTTCAAGAAGCTTGATATCTTCAGTAATAGACATGGTTGGAAGAGGGTTTAACTTCTTGCCACAGAAAATTTGATGACAAGAATCTGCAGCAATGAAATGTCCCATATTTCTTGGAAAAGCCTCAAAATCCCTGCAAATAATTCTGGCTCTCCAGTGTTTGATTTGCTTAATAATGGGTTCAACACAGATATCAGAAAATAGCAGAGGGTAAGACAGCCGAGTAGGTCTCCTATTCTGATAGTGAAGAGAAACAATGTGCTGAGCTGGAATAAGCTTGCCACTAGAAACCCACTCAGGAGCTTTGCTGATGATGATGGCGTCCGCgaatttcttattcattttaaatctttgGGTTAGGCCAAGAGCAATTTTTCTTCCAAACTGGGAAACTTGGTTGGGATCAGAACAGATGATTTGATGGACCAGACCATGGTCCAGAAGCTTTTTTGGAGTTAATAATAAATCTTCACCCTTGAATTTGATGCTGATTGGTGAATAGTATTGCAAGTCCAAGCAAACACGACTGATTGTGAAATTTCTGTTGCAGTTGCAAATCAACTTCTTGATGCCTTTTTGGTACTGGAAAGGTTCTTCAATCATTCTGCAAATTTTTGAATCATCAACTTCCTTATCAGTAACCAAGCTTAAACCTGGGACCTTAAAATTAAGCATCATGCTGACAAATTCAGCAATATGGGTTTGGCGTTCTCCACCTGCCACATCTATAAGATTCTTACTGTCAAGCAATGGGGTGGAAATCCTAATCTTTCAAGGGAATTTTCTGAACCATCAAAAccaaggttttttaattattgggattatcagagagcatggtttaatgcttttctgatccaaaatagggacttccatcattcatggatgttctattttccatctaagaatcagttttcctctttcccattttggttctacagttggtggacttattatggtccgactattaagattcttcctaagcccatcctggatggctttgagctattcagaAGTTCTTTTGATATCCCCAGAGAACTTTCAGTTTTTCCCCCTTTACTATTCTTTTTCAGCAATTTTGGCCTTGCTTGGATAGTCCAGTGGGACTATATTATCATTACAGACGAATCAGCAGCCTTTCCATCTCTGGGAaggacttttaaaactaaatagtgggatgccttgaaaaatgatgcatctatTGATGCAGTCAAGCAGTATTTCCTCAAGAACCCCACACAAGTCTCAACCAGTGATGATATGTCTCAGTTTCTCCTCAAAAAGCAACAGTTACAAGCCATGCTCGCAGCAGCTAAGACCCCTCAAGATttccagaaaatccttgaagaaggaagctcaAGTTTCTCCCAAGAAAATTCTTATGCAGAGTCTGATAATTCAACAAGCTACCTTCCAGACAATGGTGATGACTGTGAAGGAATCCTTCCTCCAATAAGAAGATCTAAGTAATCATCAGCCTTATGTCTTCCATcaagaatatttcaagttttgcaGTTTCTGCACCAAAAGCAGCAAGCATGTGTTCATTCAGTTTAAAGAAGCCTGTCAGAAGCCATTTCAGCCGAAAGCAAGATTCCGggtcaaaagtcaaaagtgCTACTGTTCACTTTTACTATTCAAGCACTATTCAAGCACGAGTCTACTATTCATTATTACTATTCAAGCACGGGTCTACTATTCATTATTACTATTCAAGATTcctttttgcctatttaaggagGCTCGGGCCTCATTTGTAAGCGATCATCTACCCACATGGGAAAGATGGAGCTTAAGAAAGGGGCTCCAAGGAGAGCTTTCTCCTTGAGATCTTTAACAAGAATGAAGGTTTGCTTAATGCAAATGCCTTGGTTGCAAACATGGGCATTCGATAGCTTGTACTTGATAATAAGCTTTTTACCATTAGCACCAAAAAGGGTTTGCCTGGTTTTTTCATAAAGCTGGgtaggtacaagaccttcttgtAGACAATTCAAAGCTGCACCTGAATCAATtaaagcaataatatcaaggataaatttattcttaattactACAGTAAGAGAGActtcccacctttggaagataactttACTAATAGTATTTAAGTATGCATTTatcttatcattattgttatgtGAAGATTCAAGAACTTCTTCAAAGTCTTCCTTTTTAGGATTACTGTGGTAAAAACCTACCCTATTGATATAATAATGAGGGATAGGGAATTCTGAGCTTGTAGATTGTCTTAGGTTCTTAATATCCTTCTTATACTGCCCTATTTCTTCTTGAAGATCTTTAATAGTCAGGGTATCTTGTTTATCACTATGATCCTTAAAAGGGTTTTGGATAGAAGGTTCTCTGGTTAACCTAATTAGTCCATTATCCTTTGCTTTTGGACTAATATTCCTTTTAACCAAAAGGATTCTTCTATGGGAATGTAGAGGTGTTTCATGGATGGCAAAAGTTTGAGGTGTTTCAGGGATAACAAGATTATCTTTAACCTTTTGGCTTATTCTATCAATGAAAGCTTGATCAATTTGAGGATTTTCCTGGAATTTCTTAGATAATTCAAAAGGCTTAAACAAAGGCTTATTATCATTCTTAACAAAAGGCTTCTTAAGGTGATCCTGAGTTTCAATAATCTCCTCAACTCTGTTGACTTGATTTCCAAGGGTTATGAGAAACATATTAGTATAATTGATTTGTTCCATAATCCTTCTAATATCGGTTGCACTAGCAGTTCCTTTATCCTTTGGCTTAGTCTTAAAAGGTGAAGCTGTGACTATGgttccattaatatttttttctatcttagCTTCAGGAGGATGAATGGATTTTATAACAGTGTTGTCACTAGTCTTCCATATCTTAGCTTTTGTAGAGGTATTGTTAATGTGCTTACAAGGATAATCTGGAAAATAATCcaataagttaaattatacttaaaagctatatacttaattgttttctcagatgtgaaaacaacttttaaaattcctagTCCTATCACACTTTAAATAAGACAAATTTTAACATTAACTTTCTGTCAGGAGACATATTCCAACTAACCAACTGAAGCCCAGCAGGAGATCccagaaaatataattattgagaCGCCTATCCTGATTCTTGTACTCATGGATGTTTTCCACAAATCAATACAAGCAATTCAATTGCCTTGCTTACATTTGAATCATTCTACTAGCACCATTTCGATGCCATTGAAGAAAAGCTATGCATGATCGTTTCATTCATTTGCACACATAAAAGAAACAACCACATTTCAAACAAGTTAGGACGGAACACATACCATGAACACCCTCACCAGTGAGGGCATTGAGAGAGGCTGCTAATGTGGAAACCAAGGTTTTTCCTTCCCCCGTTTTCATCTCAGCAATGGACCCATCACCCTTAGCAGCTTCGCCAACGTATTGAGTTTGGTTGACATCTTCTTAAGTGATGCTTCCATCACTGCCCAGAATACACCTGgtgaaattaaacaaagattcaATAATAGAATGACTTCTTGAGATGGTACATTGAACATCGTATATTCCAGAACTAAAATGATCCAGTTTCTGCTCAGAATGCTTGAAGTTAGTTTTCTATAAGCAAATTCTTAGCACAGGTAGActattttttagatttcaatAAGTAATGGGGTCTTCAAACCTGTAATTGTAACAAGAAGTTTTCTAGATTGAAGTCTATGGATAGTCAGTCTCTCATTAAAAAAGCCGGAGTAAAAAGTATAGCCTACCTTGATAATTCTATCAACACAGCCAACAAAAATCTTTCCTTGCCAGTATAACAGTGCAGTTACGGCGGAGTCGGAAGCAATAGATCCAACTGGCAATGCTTCTATTTGAAGATCATCTCCTGCTATTTCCTACAAATAAAGGGCCATGAGACTTATTCATTGAGCAAATGCAACAGACCTTTCATTCAAGgttagatttaaataaaaaccaaaagttgAAAGAGAAAACAGAATTGAAGGTTAAAAAGAACTTCAAAGTGCTAATATGTTTTACAGCATCCATCATTAATTATGCTTATGAGCCAAGCAAACACCATAGCACATCATATTATATGAAACTTAAAATGATGTACGATATTAGAAAAtcccaaaattctcaataaaAAGACATGATTTGGCTGGACTAGGATAATATGTCCAGTCATTGGCTGGACTAGGATAATATGTCCAGTCAAAAGCGGCTTTTTGAATCTCAAATCTCCACAAGTCTTCACATAATCACAGCATTTAACAAATTTTGGGTGCTTTATCTCAGAAATCAAAAGTAGAAACTCTCAATCAATCAGCAAAGCTACTTTCTAAACGGGAATTATAAGAAAATGTATTCTTGCTTAATAGGATTTAAGTTAAGGATGGTGATCAACATGACTTAACCTCTCCAGATGAAGACCAAATGCTTTATAACATTTCTTAAGTTCTAATCCATgtcaaatgatttgaaaatttttattcacgGATAACTGATGATTATGGTATGTAATTAAACTGCAGTTATGGCAGTTATTTCCAGCCATACGATCCTGGCTAAATAACTGACCTCCATGAAACGTTGATACACAGAGCGTGAAGAAAACTTGGGGTAAATGAAAAGGCTACCACCACAGCAGCTTATAGCCAGAATACTCCCTGCAACACCACTGAAAATTATTGTGTTTTATACTATTTTCCCATTTCTAGGTACtagatgaaaaaataaactaGTAAAAGCAGTGGGAATTTGTCTAAGATTCAACAATGTTATACTAAAAGCTGAGAATTCTGTGAGCTAACCTTCCAGCATATTCCATAGACCACTTCTTCAACAATGGAATGAAAAATCCCGCTATATGTGGCAGTTCCACCATTCTAAACCATTCAACCAATTCTGGGTGCCTTGCCTTCAACTGGTTTTCTATGTTCTGCTCGACCGAGTTTATTATTAGGGACAAGCTAAatgaaatgaagaaacaaaattttagtcCTAGCATACAAGGTTACAATCACTGTTTGCCTTTGAAGTGAGGATGAGACATCAAAACTGAGCCACAAGTGATGGAATATCAAACAAAACTTCAAAAAGATGTTTCTAAGCATAGTATGTGCAAGTTTCACTAGTTAACCAACTACTACTTCTAGGACTAAAGCAAATCCATTAACATTAGACTTGTATAAGACGATTTTAGAACTATCAAGAGAAGTATATAATAGGCTCACAGTGGGATGGATTTGGCATAAGATGGACCAGTCTGTAGACGACTTCAAAGAATCCAAGAGATACTGTCCATTTCAGATTCAATATCAACAGTATGCAGATATTCAATAGGTGTTATTCATGACGAGGACACAAAATAGAATTCACCATATCTTACTTAAAAATTTCAACTTCACCTCTCATATAGCAGAATTAGCTTGGCCAAATAGTAGGCAGAATAgaaatcaatttcttcaacctaGCCAATAGCTTCTCATATTTCATGGCTCTCTTAGAACTACACACCTGCAAAGAGGTCATGGAGTAACCTCTTTAGCTCAATGAAAATTTCATATACcaatgtattttttatagtcaGTGGTAAATTAATCTAAAAGCACCTAACAGAAAGGGGGTCACAATCCAAATATATCGGAAGTATGCAATGGGTGCCCAAAGTAAAAatggtaaaccaaaaaataGCTATATAGTTTTTAGAGGGCTTCGATCTTGGGCATGCCTACatttacaaacaaaaatcaaaataggaaCAGTTATATTATAAAGTCTGAGTCATGATGAGAATGTCTTATGATCACATCCCTTTCTCCAGCAGCCACGATTCCAAATTGTAACATTGCTCATGTCTTTATGGTTGTCAACCATCTTGTTTTCCAATTGTCGCCtgcaattaagaaaaaataataataataataacgtaAGTTTTATTTGTATCGTTGAAAGTAGCAAAAAACAGAAGCACCTAATGAAATTCATAACACAACAAAAAAAGGAAGTCAATAGTATAATGGTAGCTCTTTCACATGATAATAACAACTTTAACATACAGATCCAAACCATCCAagaaatgagaacttacaaCTGGCATGTGCAAGTGAGATCGCATTAATGAGGAGAACCTTGgtattttcttgttcttcttttctCAGTGCTTTCCCAGCTTATGAACCATCTCCAGATTCCGCACCATTAAATTTCCACTGATAAAGCCTACATGCTCAAATATTCAAACAATAAGCCTCTATATTTTTCAGCAGATATAATTCTGGTATAAAGTTTTTAGTAATAACTATCAAAA is a genomic window of Vitis riparia cultivar Riparia Gloire de Montpellier isolate 1030 chromosome 1, EGFV_Vit.rip_1.0, whole genome shotgun sequence containing:
- the LOC117922558 gene encoding uncharacterized protein LOC117922558 isoform X2; its protein translation is MLEGSILAISCCGGSLFIYPKFSSRSVYQRFMEEIAGDDLQIEALPVGSIASDSAVTALLYWQGKIFVGCVDRIIKVYSGQ
- the LOC117922558 gene encoding uncharacterized protein LOC117922558 isoform X1, yielding MVELPHIAGFFIPLLKKWSMEYAGSGVAGSILAISCCGGSLFIYPKFSSRSVYQRFMEEIAGDDLQIEALPVGSIASDSAVTALLYWQGKIFVGCVDRIIKVYSGQ